A stretch of the Capsicum annuum cultivar UCD-10X-F1 chromosome 8, UCD10Xv1.1, whole genome shotgun sequence genome encodes the following:
- the LOC107879694 gene encoding COMPASS-like H3K4 histone methylase component WDR5B, translated as MNLIVSGSFDETFRVWDVKTGKTNHVIWVHSMPVTSVHFNKDGSLIFSGSHNGSCKIWNTTSGVCLKSLIDDKVPAVSFAKFSPNGKCILVVTLDNAVHPAFGTLTTPAQMKLDFSSFKCYDHFCPISVSRLKQLPRRILGKFLPKDVRSRRGATDGSEPCSAVISIVWKFMQEDCWLSS; from the exons ATGAATCTTATAGTTTCGGGTTCGTTTGATGAGACTTTTCGGGTCTGGGATGTGAAAACTGGTAAGACGAATCATGTGATTTGGGTGCATTCGATGCCGGTAACTTCGGTTCATTTCAATAAAGATGGGTCGTTGATTTTTTCGGGTAGTCATAATGGTTCTTGTAAGATATGGAATACGACATCTGGGGTTTGCCTTAAGAGCCTTATTGATGATAAGGTTCCTGCAGTTTCTTTCGCCAAGTTTTCACCTAATGGCAAATGCATTCTTGTTGTCACCCTTGATAATGCTGTT CACCCGGCTTTTGGTACACTAACGACTCCAGCTCAAATGAAGTTGGATTTTAGCAGTTTCAAATGCTACGACCACTTTTGTCCTATTAGTGTCTCAAGGTTGAAGCAGCTTCCTCGGAGAATTCTTGGCAA GTTTTTGCCCAAGGACGTTCGCTCGCGAAGAGGTGCAACAGATGGCAGTGAGCCCTGTAGTGCAGTTATCTCCATTGTATGGAAGTTTATGCAAGAAGACTGTTGGTTATCAAGTTAA